One Phoenix dactylifera cultivar Barhee BC4 chromosome 8, palm_55x_up_171113_PBpolish2nd_filt_p, whole genome shotgun sequence genomic window carries:
- the LOC113461322 gene encoding putative germin-like protein 2-1: MPCHILLFALLALASSRVMASDPSQLQDFCVADLKSPILVNGFVCKPPMHMTADDFFFSGLDMPGNTSNQIGSKVTQVNVNQIAGLNTLGISLARIDYAPYGLNPPHTHPRATEILTVLEGTLYVGFVTSNTNNGNLLFTKMLKKGDVFVFPEGLIHFQFNYGPMPAMAVAALSSQNPGVITIANAVFGSNPPISDAVLAKAFQVDKKTIDWLQAQFWMDNNN, encoded by the exons ATGCCTTGCCATATCCTCCTCTTTGCTCTCCTTGCCCTGGCTTCCTCTCGTGTGATGGCCTCCGATCCCAGCCAACTTCAAGACTTCTGCGTTGCTGACCTCAAGTCCCCTA TCCTTGTGAATGGTTTTGTTTGCAAGCCACCAATGCACATGACAGCGGAtgatttcttcttctccggccTCGATATGCCTGGCAACACGTCGAACCAGATTGGATCTAAGGTGACGCAGGTGAATGTGAACCAAATTGCAGGGCTCAACACCCTCGGCATCTCCTTGGCTCGAATAGACTATGCACCTTACGGTCTCAACCCGCCACACACCCATCCCCGGGCCACCGAGATCCTTACAGTGTTAGAAGGCACGCTCTATGTCGGCTTTGTCACATCCAACACCAACAACGGCAACCTTCTCTTCACTAAGATGCTCAAGAAGGGTGATGTCTTTGTGTTTCCCGAAGGTCTAATCCATTTCCAATTCAACTACGGTCCAATGCCTGCCATGGCCGTTGCAGCCCTAAGCAGCCAGAACCCTGGAGTGATCACTATAGCCAATGCAGTCTTTGGATCAAACCCACCCATCTCTGATGCGGTTTTGGCCAAGGCCTTCCAA